The proteins below come from a single Dermatophilaceae bacterium Soc4.6 genomic window:
- a CDS encoding hemolysin family protein — MSHAAALWVSVLLLFGNAFFVGAEFAAMAARRSTLEPLAEQGSASARMCLQALEQLGSMLATAQLGITVCSVGLGALAESALHEVLQSLFESWHLADLGVSEAWTSAIALVLALLVVVYLHVVVGEMIPKNLAIAGPDRAALMLVPPLLYVSRTLRPFVRVMEAIAKWLVRRFGVEPKDEITSAFTAEEVAHIVTESHAEGLLEEERRGLVRSALEFSDKQASDVAVPVDGLVTVGPGATPSDIERLVARHGYSRYPVTDAGGDVTGYLHLKDILYADDERHDEPVPAKRIRRLATVRPADEVEDVLATMQRSGAHLARVVSDSGQVTGVVFLEDVIEELVGEVTDATQR; from the coding sequence ATGAGCCACGCCGCCGCCCTGTGGGTCTCGGTGCTCCTGCTCTTCGGCAACGCGTTCTTCGTCGGGGCCGAGTTCGCCGCGATGGCCGCCCGGCGCTCGACCCTCGAGCCCCTGGCCGAGCAGGGGAGCGCCAGCGCGCGGATGTGCCTGCAGGCCCTCGAGCAGCTCGGGTCGATGCTGGCGACCGCCCAGCTGGGCATCACCGTCTGCTCGGTCGGGCTGGGGGCCCTCGCCGAGTCGGCCCTGCACGAGGTGCTCCAGAGCCTCTTCGAGTCGTGGCACCTGGCCGACCTCGGCGTCAGCGAGGCGTGGACGAGCGCGATCGCGCTCGTCCTGGCCCTGCTGGTCGTCGTCTACCTCCACGTCGTCGTCGGCGAGATGATCCCCAAGAACCTCGCCATCGCCGGCCCCGACCGGGCCGCGCTGATGCTGGTGCCGCCGCTGCTCTACGTCTCGCGCACCTTGCGCCCTTTCGTGCGGGTGATGGAGGCGATCGCCAAGTGGCTCGTGCGCCGCTTCGGGGTCGAGCCGAAGGACGAGATCACCAGCGCGTTCACCGCCGAGGAGGTCGCGCACATCGTCACCGAGAGTCACGCCGAGGGTCTGCTCGAGGAGGAGCGGCGAGGACTCGTCCGCTCGGCCCTGGAGTTCAGCGACAAGCAGGCGTCCGACGTCGCGGTGCCCGTCGACGGGCTCGTCACGGTCGGACCCGGCGCGACGCCCTCCGACATCGAGCGGCTGGTCGCCCGGCACGGCTACTCGCGCTATCCCGTCACCGACGCGGGCGGCGACGTGACCGGCTACCTGCACCTGAAGGACATCCTCTACGCCGACGACGAGCGGCACGACGAGCCGGTGCCGGCGAAGCGGATCCGGCGGCTCGCGACCGTGCGCCCCGCAGACGAGGTGGAGGACGTGCTCGCGACCATGCAGCGCTCGGGCGCCCACCTCGCCCGTGTCGTGTCCGACTCGGGCCAGGTCACGGGGGTGGTCTTCCTCGAGGACGTCATCGAGGAGCTCGTCGGCGAGGTGACGGACGCGACCCAGCGCTGA
- a CDS encoding hemolysin family protein: protein MTEWLLVLAAIALTAGTSLFVAAEFALVALDRPTVQQAVDEGDGRARLVLGSIRELSTQLSAAQVGITLTTLIVGYLAEPSVGALLLGPLTSLGLSTSVAGTVATTLALVLVTVFSMVFGELLPQFLGISAPLPTAKVVAFPVRAFAVVVHPLVVVLNGSANRFLRALGITPQEELSGARTPQELASLVRRSALQGTLEETTARMLTRSLDFGDRTASDVMTPRVRAVSVERTASAEDVLRLARQTGFSRFPVTGDGGWDDIDGIVHVKKAIAVPQERRADVPVSALMVAQVLVPETIRLDPLLLQLRAAGLQMAVVVDEYGGTAGVVTLEDVVEEIVGEVSDEHDRSGGDAQPLGDGAWAVPGLWRPDEVREATGAVVPDGAAYETLGGFVMAGLGRLPRVDDEVEVPGWTVRVARMEGRRVDRLRLTPRPESALVDWPGAAGGAQEVGPGAVSAPQSPSGGGGR from the coding sequence ATGACCGAGTGGTTGCTCGTGCTCGCCGCGATCGCGCTCACCGCGGGCACCTCCCTGTTCGTGGCCGCCGAGTTCGCCCTGGTCGCCCTCGACCGCCCGACGGTCCAGCAGGCGGTCGACGAGGGCGACGGACGGGCCCGGCTGGTGCTCGGCTCGATCAGGGAGCTGTCGACCCAGCTGTCGGCGGCGCAGGTCGGCATCACCCTGACCACGCTGATCGTCGGCTACCTCGCCGAGCCGTCGGTCGGGGCGCTCCTGCTCGGTCCCCTGACCTCGCTCGGGCTCTCGACCTCGGTGGCCGGCACGGTCGCGACGACGCTGGCCCTGGTCCTGGTCACGGTGTTCTCCATGGTCTTCGGTGAGCTGCTCCCGCAGTTCCTCGGCATCTCGGCGCCCCTGCCCACCGCCAAGGTCGTCGCCTTCCCGGTGCGCGCCTTCGCCGTGGTCGTGCACCCTCTCGTGGTGGTGCTCAACGGCTCGGCCAACCGCTTCCTGCGGGCCCTGGGCATCACGCCGCAGGAAGAGCTCTCGGGGGCCCGCACCCCGCAGGAGCTGGCCAGCCTGGTGCGACGCTCGGCGCTGCAGGGCACCCTCGAGGAGACCACCGCGCGGATGCTGACCCGCAGCCTCGACTTCGGCGACCGCACCGCCTCCGACGTGATGACCCCGCGGGTGCGCGCCGTGTCGGTCGAGCGCACCGCGAGCGCCGAGGACGTGCTGCGCCTGGCCCGGCAGACCGGCTTCTCGCGCTTCCCGGTCACCGGTGACGGCGGCTGGGACGACATCGACGGCATCGTGCACGTCAAGAAGGCCATCGCCGTGCCGCAGGAGCGCCGGGCCGATGTGCCGGTCAGCGCCCTGATGGTGGCGCAGGTGCTCGTGCCCGAGACGATCCGCCTCGACCCGCTGCTGCTGCAGCTGCGGGCGGCGGGCCTGCAGATGGCGGTCGTCGTCGACGAGTACGGCGGGACGGCTGGCGTGGTCACCCTCGAGGATGTCGTCGAGGAGATCGTCGGCGAGGTCAGCGACGAGCACGACCGCTCCGGTGGCGACGCGCAGCCACTCGGTGACGGCGCCTGGGCGGTGCCCGGTCTGTGGCGACCCGACGAGGTGCGCGAGGCGACCGGGGCGGTGGTGCCCGACGGCGCGGCCTACGAGACCCTCGGCGGTTTCGTCATGGCCGGCCTCGGCCGGCTGCCGCGGGTCGACGACGAGGTCGAGGTGCCCGGCTGGACCGTGCGGGTCGCCCGGATGGAGGGCCGTCGGGTCGACCGCCTGCGGCTGACCCCCCGGCCCGAGTCCGCGCTCGTCGACTGGCCGGGGGCGGCCGGTGGCGCCCAGGAGGTCGGCCCGGGCGCGGTCAGCGCCCCCCAGAGCCCGAGCGGGGGTGGCGGGCGATGA
- a CDS encoding ATP-binding cassette domain-containing protein, with amino-acid sequence MTQPTAQQRTPPRPGGPQGARIEVHGLSKRFGSFLAVDDLTFSVEPGRITGFLGPNGAGKTTTLRMLLGLVSPTSGTATIDSHRYHDIRHPLTEVGSALEATSFHPGRSGRDHLRVMAAADGIPDRRVDELLELVGIPAAARKRAGGYSMGMRQRLGLAAALLGDPRVLILDEPANGLDPEGIRWLRGFLRHLSAGGKTILVSSHLLQEVEQTVDDVVIIANGRLVRQGPLETLQAEATTVVRTTDLPRLGEALAIRGVASQLADGGLLVSSADLTLIGDTAFAAGLAVHELRASTGSLEALYFQLTEGTNRNQGNAAAGSTPTLTKEMS; translated from the coding sequence ATGACGCAGCCAACCGCGCAACAGCGCACCCCACCCCGACCGGGCGGCCCACAAGGGGCCCGGATCGAGGTCCACGGCCTCAGCAAGCGCTTCGGGTCCTTCCTCGCCGTCGACGACCTGACCTTCAGCGTCGAGCCGGGACGCATCACCGGCTTCCTCGGTCCCAACGGCGCCGGCAAGACCACGACCCTGCGCATGCTGCTCGGCCTGGTCTCCCCCACCAGCGGCACCGCCACGATCGACTCCCACCGCTACCACGACATCCGGCACCCGCTGACCGAGGTCGGCTCGGCCCTCGAGGCCACGAGCTTCCACCCCGGCCGCAGCGGCCGCGACCACCTGCGAGTCATGGCCGCGGCCGACGGCATCCCCGACCGTCGGGTCGACGAGCTGCTCGAGCTCGTGGGCATCCCTGCTGCCGCCCGCAAGCGGGCCGGGGGCTACTCGATGGGCATGCGCCAGCGGCTCGGACTGGCCGCCGCCCTGCTCGGCGACCCGCGTGTCCTGATCCTCGACGAGCCCGCCAACGGGCTCGACCCCGAGGGCATCCGGTGGCTGCGCGGCTTCCTGCGCCACCTCTCGGCGGGGGGCAAGACGATCCTCGTCTCCAGCCACCTGCTGCAGGAGGTCGAGCAGACCGTCGACGACGTCGTCATCATCGCCAACGGCCGGCTGGTGCGTCAGGGTCCGCTCGAGACCCTGCAGGCCGAGGCCACCACGGTGGTGCGCACGACGGACCTCCCGCGGCTCGGTGAGGCCCTGGCCATCCGAGGCGTCGCGAGCCAGCTCGCCGACGGCGGCCTCCTCGTCTCGAGCGCCGACCTCACCCTCATCGGTGACACCGCCTTCGCGGCTGGGCTCGCCGTTCACGAGCTGCGAGCCAGTACGGGAAGCCTCGAGGCCCTCTACTTCCAGCTCACCGAAGGCACCAACCGCAACCAGGGGAACGCGGCCGCCGGGTCGACCCCCACCCTGACCAAGGAGATGTCGTGA
- a CDS encoding ABC transporter permease subunit produces MVGAVRSELRKIFTTRLWWGMLIGVVIVGAGLSAAFAGLVSNDPGAASDQGGFGANTAATMQAVLSAGFIVFSLTALFPLALGIILITQEFRHKTFTATVLTTPRRSVVVVSKILAIVVIAAVYAVVYDIASVAGGAGVLKARGLNTFVTDPEVVKTLLLMVMAFVVWALLGFGFGILVRNQIAAVLAGVGVTLILQLALNIVFSIKGWETALKFVPGNLTGSMLITSDSGGLNGPAGPAPFSWWASALILVGYAAVMTVVGSVITARRDIT; encoded by the coding sequence ATGGTGGGCGCCGTGCGGTCCGAGCTGCGCAAGATCTTCACCACCCGTCTGTGGTGGGGGATGCTGATCGGGGTCGTCATCGTGGGGGCGGGGCTCTCGGCGGCCTTCGCGGGGCTGGTCAGCAACGACCCCGGCGCCGCGTCCGACCAGGGCGGGTTCGGCGCGAACACGGCGGCGACGATGCAGGCCGTCCTGTCGGCGGGCTTCATCGTCTTCAGCCTGACGGCCCTCTTCCCGCTGGCCCTCGGCATCATCCTGATCACCCAGGAGTTCCGTCACAAGACGTTCACCGCGACCGTGCTGACCACCCCACGTCGCAGCGTGGTGGTCGTCTCGAAGATCCTCGCCATCGTCGTGATCGCCGCCGTCTACGCCGTCGTCTACGACATCGCCAGCGTCGCCGGTGGGGCGGGGGTGCTCAAGGCCCGAGGCCTGAACACGTTCGTCACGGACCCCGAGGTCGTCAAGACCCTCCTGCTGATGGTGATGGCCTTCGTCGTCTGGGCGCTGCTCGGCTTCGGGTTCGGCATCCTCGTGCGCAACCAGATCGCCGCCGTGCTCGCTGGTGTCGGCGTCACGCTCATCCTGCAGCTGGCCCTCAACATCGTCTTCTCGATCAAGGGGTGGGAGACCGCGCTCAAGTTCGTGCCGGGCAACCTCACCGGGTCGATGCTGATCACGAGCGACTCCGGCGGGCTGAACGGGCCGGCCGGCCCTGCCCCGTTCTCGTGGTGGGCCTCGGCCCTCATCCTCGTCGGCTACGCCGCGGTGATGACCGTCGTGGGGTCGGTCATCACCGCCCGCCGCGACATCACCTGA
- a CDS encoding multifunctional oxoglutarate decarboxylase/oxoglutarate dehydrogenase thiamine pyrophosphate-binding subunit/dihydrolipoyllysine-residue succinyltransferase subunit has protein sequence MSDQSRTSADLADFGPNEWLADEMYQLYLTDPTSVDPAWKTYFDAHPAGGNGSAGNGSATNRTAAKGSPAAPTTTAPAAPAQQSAPAPAPPVAKQQKTEEPAAPRTPPKPRDIPAVRNTGPVTDAETTPLRGPAARVVTNMESSLHVPTATSVRAVPAKLLIDNRVVINNHLARSRGGKVSFTHIIGYAIVRAVAKMPEMNNGFGMRDGKPVLVKPAHVNLGLAIDVSKPDGSRALLVPSIKSCDEMDFVHFWTAYEDIVSKARHNKLTVEDFAGTTLSLTNPGTIGTVHSVPRLMDGQGTIVGVGSLDYPAEWQGASTETINRNAVSKILTLTSTYDHRIIQGAQSGDFLRMLTQLLLGAEGFYDDIFESLRIPYEPVRWVQDISTSHDDDINKVARVQELIHAYRVRGHLMADTDPLEYRQRRHADLDVTNHGLTMWDLERSFATGGFGGEPFLKLRRILGILRDSYCRTVGIEYMHIQDPEQRRWIQDKVEVSYAKTSRDEQMRILRRLNSAEAFETFLQTKFVGQKRFSLEGGESAIALLDRVLCRAAADGLDEVCIGMPHRGRLNVLANIAGKSYGQIFREFEDQQDRKSVQGSGDVKYHLGTEGEFVSEDGSSTRIYLAANPSHLETVDPVLEGIVRAKQDRLNLAGEAFTVLPVLMHGDAAFAGQGVVAETLNLSELRGYRTGGTIHIIVNNQVGFTTSPASSRSSEYCTDVARMIQAPIFHVNGDDPEACVRVAELAYEYRQAFNKDVVIDMVCYRRRGHNEGDDPSMTQPLMYNLIEAKRSVRKLYTEALIGRGDISGDDVDAALRDYQQQLERVFVETKEAITSTSTRAGGPDESGLEKPVAQTDDALPVSPTVAAVSAVELGHIGEAFVNIPAGFTVHPKLRQLLDKRAAMVRDGGIDWAMGELLAFGSLLKEGTPVRLAGQDSRRGTFVQRHAVLIDKTNAQEWTPLLYLGEGQARFWVYDSLLSEYAAMGFEYGYSVERPDALVLWEAQFGDFANGAQMIIDEYISSSEQKWGQHSSVVLLLPHGYEGQGPDHSSARIERFLAMCAEDNMTVAFPTTPASYFHLLRRQAYARPRRPLVVFTPKSMLRLKAAQSSVADFTEATFQPVLADRRELDPTKVTRVVLATGKVVWDLEAERIKREDDTTAILHVEQLHPVPGAEVAAQLGRYPDAEVVWVQEEPKNQGAWPFMALNLPEALAELGEHRPLRVVARKASASPATGSHHQHDVEQKALVATAFDR, from the coding sequence GTGTCCGACCAGTCCCGCACCAGTGCCGACCTTGCGGACTTCGGTCCCAACGAGTGGCTCGCGGACGAGATGTACCAGCTCTACCTGACCGACCCGACCTCGGTCGACCCGGCCTGGAAGACCTACTTCGACGCGCACCCCGCGGGCGGTAACGGCTCCGCGGGCAACGGCTCGGCGACGAACCGCACCGCCGCGAAGGGCTCGCCCGCCGCGCCCACGACCACGGCACCCGCCGCCCCTGCGCAGCAGTCGGCTCCGGCGCCGGCCCCGCCCGTCGCGAAGCAGCAGAAGACCGAGGAGCCCGCGGCACCCCGCACCCCGCCCAAGCCGCGCGACATCCCCGCGGTCAGGAACACCGGGCCCGTCACCGACGCCGAGACGACCCCGCTGCGCGGGCCGGCTGCCCGCGTCGTGACCAACATGGAGTCGTCCCTCCACGTGCCGACCGCGACCAGTGTGCGCGCCGTCCCGGCCAAGCTGCTCATCGACAACCGCGTCGTCATCAACAACCACCTGGCCCGCTCACGTGGCGGCAAGGTGTCGTTCACCCACATCATCGGCTACGCCATCGTGCGAGCCGTGGCGAAGATGCCGGAGATGAACAACGGCTTCGGAATGCGTGACGGCAAGCCGGTGCTCGTCAAGCCAGCCCACGTCAACCTGGGGCTGGCCATCGACGTCTCGAAGCCCGACGGCAGCCGCGCCCTGCTCGTGCCGAGCATCAAGTCGTGCGACGAGATGGACTTCGTGCACTTCTGGACGGCCTACGAGGACATCGTGTCCAAGGCCCGCCACAACAAGCTGACGGTGGAGGACTTCGCGGGCACCACGCTCTCGCTGACCAACCCGGGCACCATCGGCACCGTGCACTCGGTGCCCCGCCTCATGGACGGCCAGGGCACCATCGTCGGCGTCGGGTCGCTCGACTACCCCGCCGAGTGGCAGGGCGCCAGCACCGAGACGATCAACCGCAACGCCGTGAGCAAGATCCTCACCCTCACGAGCACCTACGACCACCGCATCATCCAGGGCGCGCAGAGCGGTGACTTCCTGCGGATGCTCACCCAGCTGCTGCTCGGGGCCGAGGGCTTCTACGACGACATCTTCGAGTCGCTGCGCATCCCCTACGAGCCGGTGCGCTGGGTGCAGGACATCTCGACCAGCCACGACGACGACATCAACAAGGTGGCGCGCGTCCAGGAGCTCATCCACGCCTACCGCGTGCGTGGCCACCTGATGGCCGACACCGACCCCCTGGAGTACCGCCAGCGCCGGCACGCCGACCTCGACGTCACCAACCACGGCCTGACCATGTGGGACCTCGAGCGGTCCTTCGCGACCGGCGGGTTCGGCGGCGAGCCGTTCCTCAAGCTGCGCCGCATCCTCGGCATCCTGCGCGACTCCTACTGCCGCACCGTGGGCATCGAGTACATGCACATCCAGGACCCCGAGCAGCGCCGTTGGATCCAGGACAAGGTCGAGGTGTCCTACGCCAAGACCTCCCGCGACGAGCAGATGCGCATCCTGCGGCGGCTCAACTCGGCCGAGGCCTTCGAGACCTTCCTGCAGACCAAGTTCGTCGGGCAGAAGCGCTTCTCGCTCGAGGGCGGCGAGTCGGCCATCGCGCTGCTCGACCGCGTGCTGTGCCGGGCGGCGGCCGACGGCCTCGACGAGGTCTGCATCGGTATGCCGCACCGCGGGCGCCTCAACGTGCTCGCCAACATCGCCGGCAAGTCCTACGGCCAGATCTTCCGCGAGTTCGAGGACCAGCAGGACCGCAAGTCGGTGCAGGGCTCGGGCGACGTGAAGTACCACCTCGGCACCGAGGGCGAGTTCGTCTCGGAGGACGGCTCCTCGACCCGGATCTACCTCGCGGCGAACCCCTCGCACCTCGAGACCGTCGACCCCGTGCTCGAAGGCATCGTCCGGGCCAAGCAGGACCGGCTCAACCTCGCCGGCGAGGCCTTCACCGTGCTGCCGGTGCTCATGCACGGTGACGCCGCGTTCGCGGGCCAGGGTGTCGTCGCCGAGACGCTCAACCTCTCCGAGCTGCGGGGCTACCGCACCGGCGGCACCATCCACATCATCGTCAACAACCAGGTCGGCTTCACCACCTCGCCGGCGTCGTCGCGCTCCTCGGAGTACTGCACCGACGTCGCGCGGATGATCCAGGCGCCGATCTTCCACGTGAACGGCGACGACCCCGAGGCCTGCGTGCGGGTCGCCGAGCTGGCCTACGAGTACCGCCAGGCGTTCAACAAGGACGTCGTCATCGACATGGTCTGCTATCGCAGGCGGGGCCACAACGAGGGTGACGACCCCTCGATGACCCAGCCGCTGATGTACAACCTCATCGAGGCCAAGCGCTCGGTCCGCAAGCTCTACACCGAGGCGCTGATCGGTCGCGGCGACATCTCGGGTGACGACGTCGACGCGGCCCTGCGCGACTACCAGCAGCAGCTGGAGCGGGTGTTCGTCGAGACCAAGGAGGCCATCACCTCCACGTCGACGAGGGCCGGCGGCCCCGACGAGAGCGGTCTCGAGAAGCCCGTCGCCCAGACCGACGACGCCCTGCCGGTCTCGCCGACCGTCGCTGCGGTCTCGGCCGTCGAGCTCGGCCACATCGGCGAGGCGTTCGTCAACATCCCCGCGGGCTTCACCGTGCACCCCAAGCTCCGACAGCTGCTCGACAAGCGGGCCGCGATGGTGCGCGACGGCGGCATCGACTGGGCCATGGGCGAGCTGCTGGCCTTCGGCTCCCTGCTCAAGGAGGGCACCCCGGTGCGGCTCGCGGGGCAGGACAGCCGCCGGGGCACCTTCGTGCAGCGCCATGCCGTGCTGATCGACAAGACCAACGCGCAGGAGTGGACCCCGCTGCTCTACCTCGGTGAGGGGCAGGCGCGGTTCTGGGTCTACGACTCGCTGCTCAGCGAGTACGCCGCCATGGGCTTCGAGTACGGCTACTCGGTCGAGCGCCCCGACGCGCTCGTGCTCTGGGAGGCGCAGTTCGGCGACTTCGCGAACGGCGCCCAGATGATCATCGACGAGTACATCAGCTCGTCGGAGCAGAAGTGGGGCCAGCACTCCTCGGTGGTGCTGCTGCTCCCCCACGGCTACGAGGGGCAGGGGCCCGACCACTCGTCGGCCCGCATCGAGCGCTTTCTCGCGATGTGCGCCGAGGACAACATGACGGTCGCCTTCCCGACGACGCCGGCCTCCTACTTCCACCTCCTGCGCCGGCAGGCCTACGCCCGTCCGCGCCGGCCGCTGGTCGTGTTCACCCCGAAGTCGATGCTGCGCCTGAAGGCCGCCCAGAGCTCCGTGGCGGACTTCACCGAGGCGACCTTCCAGCCGGTGCTGGCCGACCGGCGAGAGCTCGACCCGACGAAGGTGACCCGCGTCGTCCTGGCCACCGGCAAGGTCGTCTGGGACCTCGAGGCCGAGCGGATCAAGCGTGAGGACGACACCACCGCCATTTTGCACGTCGAGCAGCTGCACCCCGTGCCCGGAGCAGAGGTGGCGGCCCAGCTCGGCCGCTACCCCGACGCCGAGGTCGTGTGGGTGCAGGAGGAGCCGAAGAACCAGGGGGCATGGCCCTTCATGGCCCTCAACCTGCCGGAGGCGCTCGCCGAGCTCGGGGAGCACCGGCCGTTGCGGGTGGTCGCGCGCAAGGCCTCGGCCTCGCCCGCGACCGGGAGCCACCACCAGCACGACGTCGAACAGAAGGCTCTGGTGGCCACGGCGTTCGACCGCTGA
- a CDS encoding DUF6104 family protein: MYFTDRGIEELSSRRGEEQVSIDWLAEQLRSFVDLHPEFETPVERLATWLARLDDDDE, encoded by the coding sequence GTGTACTTCACCGACCGGGGAATCGAGGAGCTGTCGAGCCGTCGTGGCGAGGAGCAGGTGAGCATCGACTGGCTGGCCGAGCAGCTGCGCTCGTTCGTCGACCTGCACCCCGAGTTCGAGACGCCCGTCGAGCGCCTCGCCACCTGGCTCGCCCGTCTCGACGACGACGACGAGTGA
- a CDS encoding GDSL-type esterase/lipase family protein translates to MVAEGRRDVGMCFVGASMVAGYGDPKGLGWVGRVVSRSQHADLDLTAYNLGVRGDTSAGVVQRWRRECEPRWESRTERRLVLSVGANDIEGDVTVSRSRLNLANILDEASSHGIATFVVGLAPGRDAERNARVATLAEVQADVCARRGITYVDCFRPLVTHEQWVSDLAASPDGVHPGQAGYGLIAWLVLHNGWYDWLQVPSS, encoded by the coding sequence GTGGTCGCCGAGGGGCGCCGTGACGTGGGGATGTGCTTCGTCGGCGCCTCGATGGTGGCCGGGTACGGCGACCCGAAGGGTCTGGGCTGGGTCGGTCGTGTCGTGAGCCGCTCGCAGCACGCCGACCTCGACCTCACGGCCTATAACCTGGGGGTGCGCGGTGACACCTCGGCCGGGGTCGTGCAGCGGTGGCGCCGTGAGTGCGAGCCGCGCTGGGAGTCCCGCACCGAGCGACGGCTGGTGCTGTCGGTCGGCGCCAACGACATCGAGGGCGACGTCACGGTGTCGCGATCGCGGCTCAACCTCGCCAACATCCTCGACGAAGCGAGCTCGCACGGCATCGCGACCTTCGTCGTGGGGCTGGCCCCCGGCCGCGACGCCGAGCGCAACGCGCGGGTCGCCACGCTGGCCGAGGTGCAGGCCGACGTCTGCGCCCGTCGCGGCATCACCTACGTCGACTGCTTCCGCCCCCTGGTGACCCACGAGCAGTGGGTGTCCGACCTGGCGGCCTCCCCCGACGGTGTGCACCCGGGCCAGGCCGGCTACGGGCTCATCGCGTGGCTGGTGCTGCACAACGGCTGGTACGACTGGCTGCAGGTCCCCTCCTCCTGA